The Toxotes jaculatrix isolate fToxJac2 chromosome 17, fToxJac2.pri, whole genome shotgun sequence genomic interval TCATTAggtataatgttttttttttttttacatttttattactgTCATAATGTAAATATATCCCAAACAGGCATTTAGAGAAACACTGATAATAAAAGGTGTAAGCAGTGTGCTATTTACCTGAGGCCAATATTGATATGAACATTTGAGatataataaacataataaacattttttggcaAGGATGCTCAACTTTGATTATTGTTTGACAGGATGTTGACAGTTGTATTCAGTTAAGTTTATTATCAGAGATGAAAGTAACAGTATATTTTGAATGACAAATTACAAGACTAATGtatgtttccttttgttttgtttttttaattaaatgtaattttaggAAAATATAGAGGCAAAAAGAGAGACTTGTGGGAATTATGACGGCATGGTGCTACTTCTGGACTGtctgaagaggagagaaaactggCCGGAGCAGTTCATCGAAGCGCTTGAAGCGTGTGAGCACTCAGCTATAGCAGATGAGATCAGAGCTGAATACAACGCTCTGAGAGGAGTTAACAGTAAGTCAGTTAATCTCCCTGGCACCGTATATTATACCGTAAGGATCTAATGTTGTTAAAAGTATATGCTGCTTAAAACTGCTGTTGTCTTTCAGTTTCTCTATCGGCTGTGTATTGTGTGAGGTATTCAAGAAGTTAAATGAATTAGGGTCCTATTGAGTCTGATTATGGATCCACTGAAGTTTGTTGGAAAACCACAGAGTTTAGGCTCAGCCTTCTCACAAACAGTAGAATAGAGCCTTCTAGTTAAAtctataaaaacataaaatgtccACTGAATTTTTCTTAACAGGCTGTGCAGAATAATCCTCGTTCGTGACCAAAcattttcagtggctgagaaaGTTGagcactgtttgttttgcttctagATTCCAACCCCAGCTCCCCTTCAGCAACTGTCATCAGGGCACACGTCCATCCAGCACCATCTGCCAGTCATCTGTCCGTTCCAGAGAGCGGAGGAAACACTCAGGCAGCTGTTGCTCACCCGGCTGAACCGTCAGCTCCTCCTGAGCCAGCTGTTCAGGCATCGCCCCCTCTGGAAACCCCTGTTCATCCACAAGCCCAGAGCTCAGCAGCCCATGTACCAGAGGCTGTTTCCCCACCCGAGCCTGTTCCTGATCCTCCACAGTCAACTCAGATTGAAGTGGCACCCCCTCCATCaacacctcctccttctcctgagACCCCTCACACTCCAGCCAGCaccccaccatcaccaccacagaGGGAGTTTAAAACCCACCAGGAGCCAGAGGAAAACTCTGAATCAGAAATCCAGGATATCTCTGTTGAAAATGGTGTGACTCCTGATGAGGCGAGGGAAGGACAGAACAATGTTTCAGTCAACTCTGTGGCGACTCCTCCACGTTCCCGTCCTGTTGAGCATTGTGAAACAGACAGTTTGTCCCAACCAGATCTTCCCCAAACAATAACGACAACCACAGAGGTCAGACCACCACAGAGTCCCTCTCCAACTCAGGCCAGCTCAGATGTGACCGATGGATCCTCTTTGACCCCAGAGAGGCCTCCAGTCCAGGACACTGCCCCTCCTTTTGACAAAATACCTGTTGTTGTCCTGGAACCTGAGGAGACATCTGAACCTTCTACTACACAGGTAAATATCAAATTAGGATATTCTATTTGTTGATGTGATGCACCTGCCAATAAGACTTTATGGTGCACACAAACTTAGGTGTATTTGCTACCTAaatctcatcatcatcaatttCTCCTGCAGGCTGTTGAAAACAGGcctcagacagaaacagcagcttcagcctCCCTCCTGCCTGGTGCTGCTGGGTTGGACGCCTCTCTCTTAGATGACAACACTCTGTGTCTGAGCAAGCCTGGCCAACTCATCAGCATCCAGCCACAAAATCATGACAGTCCTACTATTCCCGCACACAACCTGCCTGAGGAGCCCTACTCAGGCAATAGTGAGCGTCTGGAAATAAGCGATGCTGAACCGGTCTCTTCTGGGCTGTCATGCCAGGAGAATGGCATTGCACATAACGAACCAGAGGAGAACCACTACGAATCTCCCTGTCAGAGTCTGGAAATGCAGGTGGTGCGGGTGAATGTGGTGCAAGTATCAGAGGAGCCGTCCATCCTTAACCTAGACGGCCAGATCTCAGCACCACAGGCTCAAATCATCAATGGTGAAGCAGCCAGAGAAATCACTCCCTCGAGTCTAATCACTCCCTCTGGTGAGAGCAAGCACCCCTCTGAGCCTGCACCAGGCCTGAAAACGCTGCCGGATTCAGAGGAGAAGACGACCTCTCGCACCCTGCCAGCAAATTCAAAGTACATTCTGACAGCTGCAGGAGTGGGCGCCTTTGCACTGCTCATGGCATGGAAGTTTAAGAATTAAAGGGATTTAATACctttaaagaaagagaagattAGGCTTTAAGGCTTTTAAAAGAGGATCTTAAGGGTATTGTGCCTTATTGTAGTCACTGGACTGGGATTGCATGAGGCAGCTGTTTAATAATTATCTATTGTAATAGTAGCTGCTAGACCTTTGATCATGTCATTAATTGCAAGTCTGTTGTTAAGTTGGACTGTGCTCTATTATGTTAATGTTGATTGAAATTTTACCTAGTGAGCAAAAACCAAATTTACCCTTCTTATTCTAGTTAGGGAACGTCTTGGAGCTTTGTTGAGGTCTCAGGTTATTTATGCTGCACATATTTGGTTTGTAAAGACAGACTGAGGCTCTTTATTAATGATAGAAAGGTTTGTATGTTCACTTGTCTGATAAGCACTTTGAAGATAAGTCTGTTGGCTAGTGTATCAAGGACCTGAATTTTACTGAATTTTACTGAATGTGGATTGTGGAAGAAAGGGTACCAGCATCACACACATTCTCTTTTCCTGTTGATGGTGGGAAATGGGCTGTAAATGATGACTTATGCactgtctgtatttatttgtacatatatataatatatctATACTCTATATATGTATCTAATTATGTGTTTTAAGAATGGACTGATGTGTCAAAAACATTCCACAGCATTCACAATGTCTGAGATATTCAGCACTCAATGAATCAGCCAAACATGGTATTACGCATTTTGCAGTTTTATCTGGTTCATAGTCTAGACCAGtggttttcaaacttttttgaAACCATGGCAGTCCTTGGTAGCAACTTTTCTTTCATGGCTCTGTCCCCCAGTTTCTTTCTGAGACAGAACGTGTGTTAATACCGCATTATAtttaactgtgattttaaacgtttattttgatgatttttggtatgttttgatatttgaaaacataaaaatgtagtACATGTCAACATTGCCCAGATTTTTATTACAGGAAGACATTATTAAAAAGGTACTAAGAAAATGTAATCTTGCTGCATGCTTGGCAGTTCCTTTGACAACCACTGGTCTAGACACCATACTATGTTATCAACTGGTGTAAGTGTCAgagatatttcattttaatatagGATTTCCTCTCCTTTTAAATAGAAACAAGATGACTGTGTCATGTTCTGTGAGGTAAGAGTGTTTATTGTAAATGGcattgttggggggggggtaattTAGAGggttttgcacattttaaaagtatttttgagctgcagagatgaaatgttttgtcagtaTGATTCACGTAAAGTGTGAATTATAATCTCATCTGAAGTTTTATCTAAATTTGTGTGCACTGTCTCTAGCTATGCACTCCACCAATTTCATCAATAAAcctgaaattacaaaaaagaaaaattcctTCATTGAATGTGCATTTTGAATTACATGTAGAGGAAACATGAGTTAATGTCAGATCCATAAAATTTCAATTTCTGCTTTTCCCCCCAACTTCCTTAGACTGTCACACAGAGCAAGGGcgatgacatttttttaatcagagaCTCATAGGCCCtttacactatatatatatatatatatatatatatactatatatatatatatatatatatatatatatatatatatatatatatatatatatatatatactgtgtcATGTCACAGTAACAACATCACTGGTGTAGATAATGTAATGTCACATTGTCATGGCGCTCTGGGACACATGGACAGAACAGTCAATGATAACCGTATTATCTCAagaaatttgtattttaatggCAAAGATTTTGTCGACAACGTTTTTTGTTCAACAAAATCAAGACAATGTGACATCAGGCTCCTTTTAAATACTGTGGGCTGACCGATTCGCACTCTCATTGGTGCTGGCTCCTTTCAATCACTCGCTAACCCCGCCCCCTCAGTCTTGACAGCGTAGATAAATAAGCCATGTACCTCAGCCGCAACGATACACCCACTTAGTTGGCTAATTAGCTAGCTTATCTATCCCCGGATTTTATAATTCGCGCAAATCGC includes:
- the mavs gene encoding mitochondrial antiviral-signaling protein, with product MSFASDKLYNGYLRRKMPTIVSKVKVREIIIHLPCLTTHDRENIEAKRETCGNYDGMVLLLDCLKRRENWPEQFIEALEACEHSAIADEIRAEYNALRGVNNSNPSSPSATVIRAHVHPAPSASHLSVPESGGNTQAAVAHPAEPSAPPEPAVQASPPLETPVHPQAQSSAAHVPEAVSPPEPVPDPPQSTQIEVAPPPSTPPPSPETPHTPASTPPSPPQREFKTHQEPEENSESEIQDISVENGVTPDEAREGQNNVSVNSVATPPRSRPVEHCETDSLSQPDLPQTITTTTEVRPPQSPSPTQASSDVTDGSSLTPERPPVQDTAPPFDKIPVVVLEPEETSEPSTTQAVENRPQTETAASASLLPGAAGLDASLLDDNTLCLSKPGQLISIQPQNHDSPTIPAHNLPEEPYSGNSERLEISDAEPVSSGLSCQENGIAHNEPEENHYESPCQSLEMQVVRVNVVQVSEEPSILNLDGQISAPQAQIINGEAAREITPSSLITPSGESKHPSEPAPGLKTLPDSEEKTTSRTLPANSKYILTAAGVGAFALLMAWKFKN